Genomic window (Shewanella psychropiezotolerans):
AATAAAGCACCGACCACTAAACCAAACCCCCAGTTGATCCAACTGGCGATAAGTGAAACGACGGTGACTAAGATAATTGCCTGAGAGGCAGACTTAGCAAACCCTGCGATGTAATTAAGTAATTTTTTAACCGGGGGAGAGCTGGCTAGCATAAAACCTGTGATAAGCACCAGCAGCATCTGCATCGAAAAACTGAGTAGCGACCAGAAGCCATCACCCCAGTAATTAACAGCTTCTAGTGGTGTTTTCCCCTCTATGATAACTGCCGCAGCCAATACCATTAAGGAGAGCATCAAGACGAAAATATACGGATCAGGTAAATACCGATCGACTAATTTTACTAATGGTTTTGAGACGTTAGCCAGCATGGAGGTTCCTAGTGAATTTTTAGTCAGGCTAGCAGAGTTCCAACCGCAAGAGAAATCCAAATTGACAGGGAGTAACCAATCAGCAACAAAGGGGCCTGCTAATTAACTTATTAATGGCCTTGTTGAAAAAGCGTCACTATAGATGCTGTATAACGGTGTCAGTATTTGAGAAGGGATCCTCTATAACACTTTGATGAAGTTTGTTATCTAGAAATAGATCTTGAAGAAAATGTGTCGAAGTGACACTCAGCCAAGCTGCATGTGACTCTAGTGCAATAGGTTTGGTCAATAGACTACAAATAAAGAAGTTAAACTGACACACCCATATAGGATCTACGGTCAGTTTAACTAGATGTTCGATAATTCAGCTAACAGAAAAGCGACGGTCAATTTTCCGTATTTTGAGTGTGATTATTTTTAAATCTCTGCCACACCTTACCGCTATTGATACCATAACTGCGCATCAAAGCCGGTATCGCGTTGTGGTTCTTCTCTGCTGCGAGTTGTCTTAGCCCTTCATAAAACTCAAACGCTAACTCTCGCGCTTTAGGTATGGTGAAATAATCTTTACCAACTCGACTATAAAGGCCTTTAAAGCCATTAAGGATCAGCACATAGAGTGGATTACCTGAATTGAACGCTAAAGTATGATGCAGCTGATAATCAAAATCGACATAGGCCTGAGGATCGTCATCTAAACTCGAGATCAGCTCCAATGCTTCCAGTACCTTGTCCGGATTATGGCGAACCGCGCCCTTGAAATAGATGGCGCTGATATTGGTTCGGGCCGAGAGTAGCTGTTCCAATAGTACAGGTTCACCGGCAGGATTAAGATCGGCAATGGTCTCTAAGACATTGAGACCAGATGATTCCCAGATATCATTGACTCGGGTTGGCTTACCATGTTGAATCGTCAGCCAGCCATCTCTGGCCAATCGCTGAAGCACTTCTCTGAGTGTGGTTCGTGTAACTCCGATTAATTCAGAAAGCTCACGCTCTGCAGGCAAAATCGTACCTGGGGGGAACTTATCTTCCCAAATCGATCGGACAATGTATTTTTCAGCAAAGCTCGCCGGTCCTTTAGCCTCAATGATCCCCGAATCTTTTGAAGTTAAAGGAGGTTTTTGGGCAATTGTCATCAGGTTACTTTTCCCACTCTAGTTCGTGTTGTTTTGAGCACTGATCATACCAGAGCGAGAAAAAATGGAAACCTTATATGAAGTAATACTGGTTAAGATCAAAGTTTACTCTCTCAAAAAGGCACAAAATCCCCCCCTCTTCACGACTTTAGGATGTTTTTACCATTTGGATCTAATTTTTAAGCTATTTTTAAGTATTAGATGTAACTAAGCTATTAAATTAATGGTTTCTTTACGCTAAACTGAGGCGATTCAAATAGACTGTCGTTTTTTACTATCAATCATATACCAATTTGAGAGGGTGCCATGCCTGTGACAA
Coding sequences:
- the fadR gene encoding fatty acid metabolism transcriptional regulator FadR, which translates into the protein MTIAQKPPLTSKDSGIIEAKGPASFAEKYIVRSIWEDKFPPGTILPAERELSELIGVTRTTLREVLQRLARDGWLTIQHGKPTRVNDIWESSGLNVLETIADLNPAGEPVLLEQLLSARTNISAIYFKGAVRHNPDKVLEALELISSLDDDPQAYVDFDYQLHHTLAFNSGNPLYVLILNGFKGLYSRVGKDYFTIPKARELAFEFYEGLRQLAAEKNHNAIPALMRSYGINSGKVWQRFKNNHTQNTEN